In Lolium rigidum isolate FL_2022 chromosome 3, APGP_CSIRO_Lrig_0.1, whole genome shotgun sequence, the genomic window ccgggctggacttcatccttcaggatctacagcaactgggccgcccgatgggccacacgcctcaccaccatctatgggtcacccgggcttgccggatctaggtcatgccgttgatatacccataaagtatacccacaacacccatTATTAAAAAAACATACAAGACTTATAGGTTTAGAGCCGTGTGCAAACGATACGTTACTATTGTGTTACATCGACGGCCATATGTGGCCAGGAAAGTTCCAACAACAGCATTCCGGGGCTCAAGAAGGCATGAAGCCAGCATTCCGGAGCTCAAGAAGGCATGAAGCCAACACGCGTCAAATGTAAGCTGATGATTATAAGCCAACGCACAAGGCTAATTTGATGTCACGGTTTTGAAGATGACATGAGCCGCACACGCTTCTTATCGTCTAACTGTGTTATAAAATTTCCAACACAAATTCCTATTTATATAGTCATGTGTGATAAGCCCTATGACTGTTGTCGTTTCTTCTAATCGCGTACAAAAGCAAAACACTCACAGTCCACATTTTGATTCTCCTGGTAGTTCTCTGGAGGTCCCATCTCTGCATTATTGAGATGTAGAAAAAAGTCTACAATGTAGACTTAAAATTTGTTCTTAAATATTTTACATTCTAGTTTTTAGTTAACAATAACACTAAAAACAAAATGTTTTTGCTCTTTTCATTTGACGTTGGTATTTTCAATGTAGTTTGGATTGGTTGTTCATATATTTAAGTAGTAATAATAAATGTAATACTAGTTTGTCTCGTTTTTTCTATAATATAGACTAAATcataacagagggagtatataccTATTTCCGCACGCCCAATAAATGTGTGttattacccatttctctctcggTAGGTGGCAAGTCTTTTTTCCAATAACAAAATAAATGCCCACTTGTAATTCTcagcaaggtttaaaatagaaGGTTTAAAATAGAACGCTATTTCTTTGCTAATAGTATGCTATAACATATTTGGACAGTGCATGCTATATTTTATTAATTTTGTTCACCGCTATTTGCGAAATAGCATGCAATATCACGCTAAAACGGGATAGCGTTAGCTAGGGGTGTAAACAGATAGGATAATTTCTGCACCGAAACCGGCCCCGAATCCGTTTTATGGTATCCATATCCGATTTTAAAGAATCCAATGGATAAGGATATTCGATTCTGAAGTAGCGCTTCGGAGACGGTATAGGATATGATATAGCAAATATTATGCGGATATGGATTATCTgaaatttaattaggataatccGAAGATTTGAAGCAGATAACTCAAAATTTTAGTCGAAAGCCAAGGCCAATCTCACAAGGTTAGGAGTTATTGATTTAAAGAATTCATTTGGTGAGCATATTTAGCTCTAAATTTCTACCGATGCTTGAGTTTTAGCATAAATTGTGTCTCTTTTTTCTTAATTACACAAGAATGAAAGTTTAAATCTctcaagatttgcaacaactataACTATCTATTGATGAGAGCATATATCCGACAATTTTTGTTTCCGGTTCGAATCCAACCCGTTTACAATTCGAATTCGCAGCCCGATATATCTGCATTCGAATCTGAAACTAGTTAATGTCAGCTCCGATCCAAATCTGAGGAAAaatatatggtaaaggatatgacAGAGGACCCAAGGCCAGGTGGGTGCGCCTAACATCCCTCATCTCTGAGAGGAAGGCGACATTGTCCACATCATCATGTGGCCCATACACGCAGGTCAACCACCATAGCGCCCCCTAGAGGGGTCACCTAGGTTGTGCCGCTGCTTGAGTCGACATGTGTCGACATGTGCGCTGTCAAGCTGCACCACCCTGCTCTTCCAAGTCACCATAATACCACATGGTGTATTAGTTACCGGTAAGCATAAATAAGCATCAAATCCGCGCCTAGCGTTTTCATTACGATAATAGAAAGTGATACAGCCGCAAGCTTAGTCTCTTGCATACATACTTAATTGCTAGCAATTCTTTTTCCAATACAATCGAGTATTATGTATGTTAATTTCACATTTCGTACGTTCATAGATTCTAATTCTATTTAAAGATGTTGCTATTAGCCTGCGTTTGTAAATAATATACCAATTTAAATAAACAACTTTTACAGTGATGCGATCAAATCTTGATTGGAATCCTTTAACAATTGAAAAAAACTGACCTTACACAATACAAACATAGGAAATAGGGGAGGGGGCATCTGCATGTATACCTATGATTTTGCCCTACCAAACTTTCAAAACGTCCCCCGCCACTGCTTGCAAGGAAGCTGCAGTGCACCGGTCTTTTGGGGAGCCCTGCCATGATCAGCAAGCAAAGATCCCGTCGATGATTTAGATAATTTTGCCCCGGTCACCAtgagaaacaacgacgggtacataTACAACGCTACGGCCTGAAACTACAAGGATGCATGTGAAAGCCCGTCCGTTGCGAGTGCCAATATTCCGCAATTAGTTGAACCCGCACCTTATTATCATATGTCGCACTTTTGAGTTTTTAAAAAGGTGAAATAAAATCATGGACATGGGTTATGTTGTGTCATGTACACATATAAAATTCGTTCCAAAATATGACCATGTGTGACATGTGGAAAAACAAAAGTCTAAAGTGAATAGTATTCCATAACTATTCACATATCATTTGTATTTTTTTATGCATGCAAgacattttcaatttttttgatgaAACTTCGCAGATGCATAATGCACAACATAATATATTTCCTATATGTTTTtcgtattttttaaaaaaattgaaagtgTGACATCCAACAATAGGGCACGGATGCAACTAattgcaaatgagagtttcccaTCCGTTTGCGAACATTGCAGGATTATGCTAGGTGGGGTTGCATCGACATGTCCAGTTGTAGTGCTGAATCCAGCGCCGCAGCTTCTGCCGGAGATAGGGGTTGCCCTGAATGCTTCGCAGTCGTCCTGTTGGCGCTGCTCCTCGCTCGTAGGAACAAGGGCGCATGGCAGTGTTGCTGGGTGTCAGTTGACATAACTTTGACCACATAACCTGAAGTCTTTATTTGTAAACCTAACAAAAACTGAACTGTAATCATCCCGTAGTCTTGGAGACAATATTTACTAGAGTTTAGTCCACGTAACCAACATTCTGTAATTTCTACAAGCATGAAAGTAAACGGGTTAGGAGTTCAGTTAATTAATAGTAAGGGAAAACACCATTAGGAGAGATCACCTTCGTACTCTCAACCTAACAAAATGTACACGGCAGCAGTTCTCTTGCTTAAAATGGACACATATAATTGTTAGATGGGATTCACTACAAACTCAATTCCTTTTTCATATATTCCAAATCATTCAGCATATATTATATAATACATTCAAGCTTCAATTATTCTAGCACTCCTCTGCGATCAAATGGGCTCTACTATACTGGCTGGCATCAATAGCCAGCCGAATAATAAGCACGGCCAAAATGAATGGGCACCACAAGATGGTAAAATAGACAACTCTACTAACTATAAATAATATGTACAAATGGGGAGCAGCAAGATAAATCCCAGTCGACCATCAACGAGCATATTCTCTTACTAAACCTTGAAGAGCTCTCCGTCTCCTCTGCTCGAGCTCTTTGTGGATATGTCTTAGAGATCTCAAACGCCTCGCTGGAAGGCAAGCCTCAGGGCAGGCAGCGTATAGTCACCAGGATACTCCTTTTTCTTTGCAGGTGTCAGCACTCACCAGAACACACCTTGTAGTACACTAAAAGGTGCCTTACCATGTCAAGCTTCTTGATTGTCCTGCTCTCTCGTTTCGATTATTTCTTCTTGGCAGTACAGTGCATTTAGCTCTTCTTGCAGCTGCAAGTAATGCAGAAGACCCATCAGACACATAATCATCGTTCACGTGGTATTAATTTCCGCACTTGTCTGCCATTTCTATGATGCTCTATTTCGATTTACCATCCTCCCCCCACCCTTAGTTGGAGATTAAACAATTCAGCTCTTCACTGCAGATGACTTCAAGTGAAAACATAGCGGAGAAAACTCATGAGAAGTAGCTTGACACTGACCTGAACATGTTTCAGCTTTGATGCAATCAATTCATCAGTTAAAGAAATCATTCTGCAAGAGGCAAATGATTAATGCTTGGATTCTTAAATTATTGATTGACATAAGAAATAATAAAGAATCTAAAAGCTAGATTACTGAAGAGAGAACAAAGATGCATCATGCATCCTAGTCATGTTAAAATCTCAATTGGAGTACCCATTGAGCCTGACAAAGACAAAAAATACACCACAGCCATGATTTTCAGATTATGCTTAGCTGTTTCAGTACAGATCTCTAAGACATATCCAGAGATCACCTTCTGCAGATGGCGTGTACTATTTTTCATCTAATTTGACACACGAAGTCTCAAATTCACTAATGTCCATTGGATTTCCTACCACAGAAAAATGCAGAAAGCAGTGTATTTGTTTCCTTGGAAACATTTATCGGTGAAGCATTACATCATACTTATAAAACATTAACTCGGCTCACTACTGAGTTGAACGAGAGGATAGCTACACACACCTTGCAGAAGTAAATCGAAAAAACATAACTGGTGTGGGAACAGGGATTGGAAAAGGCAATGAAGAGTAAGTGGAGGCAAGCGGTAGAGGTTGGGCAATGTGGAACAAGTAGACACGAACAGGCAGTACCCGAACTTAGCAAGACATGcacaagattttcatgtggtaacAAAGTAACATGGAGATGATAAATGTTGCGGTTGGGTTCTAACTCTTGACGCGGCACAGCCACTCCCTCCCTCGTCGACATATATAGTGCTCAATCGGCCTCGGCCAGATCATTGCCCCACCGATCGACCGACCAATCATGCAGTTCCcccaccgccacggccacggtcgccgcgacgacgacgaTTCCGACGACCGCCGCGCCCCGGCACCCGGGTACGGAGCACCTGCCCCCGCCTACGGCCGCGACGACGACGGCTACAGACACCACGCCCCCGCCCCAGCCAACGGCGGCGGCCACGACGACGAGTACGAACGCCACGCCCCCGCCCCGGCCTACGGCGCTCCAGTTCCGGCATACGGGGGAGGCGGCTACGGAGCCGCTGCTCCCGCGGCCTATGGAGGCGGCGGCCGCGACGACGACTACTGCCGCCACGCCCCGGCCCCAGCAGCCtacggtggaggcggcggctacggcgCGCCGGCGCACGGCAACGTCGTCCACGTGTCCCACGAATCAGGCGACGAGAGGCCGCACTACGGCGGGTACGGCAGCGAGACGCGCCCGCACCaaggggccggcggcggcggcggcggcggggcggcggtcgCCGCCGAGAAGACGTACCGGATCATCTGCAAGGAGCTGGTTAGTGGACGAGTCAAATGACCACGGGCACACTGATGACCGCCGCGGAGAAGACGTACAGGCACACAGTAAAGCAGGTTCCAGGTGCTCGCACGGGGCAAGGAGCTGGCGGCGGAGGGCGTGTTCTTGCGGGGACCAGGAGGTGGCGGCGGAACAGGGTGGCAAGTGGAGTACCGCCGCGCGCTGGCATCGGCGTCGCGGGCGCGGGTGGCGGAGATGGTGGTCCTCGCGAAGGGCGGCGTGCCGGTGCGGGCCAAGGCCAGGGCAGCTGCGACGGCGAGGTCGATCGCATGCCTGACGAGGCTGGAGGGGATACCGGAGGAGGAGGCGTCGTGGGATCCCTGCGAGTGCGGGACCTGCGGGGAGGAGTGGAGGTGGTCggggacgacgacggcagcgacagCGGTGATGAATGCTGGAAGTGgaaggagcaggaggaggcggcggagatgGAGACGGTGCGGTGGGCGCTGGAGATGGGCGCGTGGGCGGTGTGCGTCGGCGTCGGGCTGCTCGCCACCGCACGCCGATTCAGCCGGAAGCGAGCGCTCCGGTGAGCCGCCACGCCAAGCTACTCTGGAGCGCAAAAGCACAATTAACACATTATGACAAGACCTGTGAGAACCTTAAAGAATCTTCAGTCCTAGCATTTTGCATGATTTAAATTATAATACCAAACATTTGACTGTAGTATCAGTTCTTGGTGTCATTTTTTGTGCTCGTTAGATCAAGTGAAATCAGAATAAAACCATTTATTAAGCTACTAAAATGCACTAGCAACCCACGGCGAAACTGAATTAAATACAATGTTTGGAAAAATTAAAAGGGTAAGAAATTACGGGTTTTTGGAGCCTGGATATGCATACATTTTATACCACCGAAACTGCTAGTTAACCACCAACATATCCACATACTAGACAGTACATGATCGATTTGTCTATGCACATGCTGGAGAAGAAACAATAGATGATCTCTTTGTCAAACATGATGACATGAAAAATGCATGCAACAATAAACATCAAAGCATAGTGCCAACTAGCTTTCAACCTTTCACATATCGACATTCGTGTAGATAAAATAGCAGCTATCAGAAAGAGAAAATTTACAAATATTGCAAGGGAGGGTGTATTTTTACAAATTTCCGGGCAACAAAAGGGAAGTCTACAATTGTCTAAAAGTGGTTGTATTTTCTGTGGATTTTTGTAGTTACTTTTTACATGATCTACAGAAAGATAAAGCAAGGATTAAGTCTGTTTACATAAACAACTGCATTGGTGATTCTTTCTTGCTACGTGACTCATTGGGCAAGTGAATTCAAATCCAAAGTTGCACAGCAATTAGAAGGTCAAACATGTACGGCTTGTGGCAATCTTGCATCGTATACTAGGAAAATCGGAAGAACGAAAGCAATGAATATAGACACCACATACAGGATACAGCAACAACAGAGAGAAAGTAGGCAATCGCAATGTGAAGTAAACACATGCAAAAAATGAAGCAGCTGTGTGGCCTGGACCTACTGATCATTCTACTCCAGCACAAACTTATCCTATTACATATACATAAGTCCAATTCCTACGTTGTCAGTAGCAGTCAGTTACAGCAGAGGAACCAGTAACTCACCATTCACCGGATTTTTCGAGAGCACGAACTTGTTCATGAAAGAGGACCCGCGACACGACGCACCCTATCTTGCTTCCTGACTCGAGAGCCTCGTCCCTCCCACTAGCATCCACAACCACGAAATTCCCTGCACGTTCAGAGCGGCCATAAGCAAACCCATCAGGTGCACGGACAAGTTCAGCATAAGTTCTTGATCACAAGTACTGTATTCACAAACGAGCCACTCACCGTTCTTGATCCAGAAGCTCTTCTGGAACTTGGCCGGGAACAGGGCCAGGGACTTGACGCCCTCGCCGTCCGTGACCTAGCAAACAGAGCACGTGCGGCGGCAAGCGAGCGAGCGAGTGAGAGATCGGCGGGCGGGCGGCGCAAAGCGAGGTTTTAAGAGGCTCGGAGGCCTGGAGAAGAGCGTGTACCTCGATGAGATTGGAGCCGCGCAGCGTGACGACCTGCATGATGCTCTCGCCCTCCGCGAGCGTGACGGCGGAGCCGTCCTGGCACGCGCGCTGCAGGTTCTTCCTCCCGGCCTTCATCCCCGCTCGAGCTTCGTCAGCGCCGCGCCCGACTGGGGTGAGAAGAAGGGGGGAGGATACGCTACAATTTGCggctgacggcggcggcggcgttggggaGTTCGGCGGCGTGAGGGAGTGCTCGCGGGGGTGAGGTTGCGAAGGTCACGTGAACAGAGTTGTTGTTGGGCTTAGATGGGCCAGGGAAGCAACAGTCTGTAGCCCGTAATACGtacatgttcttttttttttggtgaAAGTACTACTAGTAGACATTACTTAAgctaaaaaaaacaagaaaaaaaaactagtagACATTACTTTCTTTTTATAGAAAAACTAGTGTAGACATTACGGGAGCAGCTATATGCCACACTGGTCGGCCCTTAGAAGACGCCGCGCACCTCAGGCGGGGGCGTTGGGCTGGCCCAGTATCTTATCTCTCCTTTCATTTTTATTCGAATTCtgacaatttttgaatttgaatagttttcgaatctgaaatatttttaacaaatttgaaatttcagCAAATTTTGGATCTAagtttttttcaaatttgaacgaatACAGAATCTGAACTTttctcaaaatttgaacaaatgtAGAATcttaacattttttgaattttaatattttgaacaatttccgaattttaacaaatttctattttgaacaattttgaatttcaaaaaatttcaaatATGACCATCTTTCAAATTTTaacattttcgaatttgaatattttgaacTATAACAATTTccggaaaaagaaacagaaataaaatagaaaacctaatagaaaaaaaaaagaacaagagAAAAGAGCAAAATTTATAAAATGCGAATTGGGCCTGACCCATATAGGGGTGTGTGGTGCCAggtatacaccgacctggtcgatgTATAGGATTTTCCAACATTACTAGGAGGTACTATATGCCGACTTGATCGGCGCCGACCAAGACCCGCACACCCCTTGTTTTTCCGTGAATATCTATCTTATATTGTCTATATATTTGTGTTGAAAGGTTGCTAAAATATACTGTCAAAATGCTGCTGAAATATAGTAAAAATGTTGTTGAACTGTTGCTCATTGGTTGCTTAATAGGCTGGGTTCTCAAATGGTGCTGAAATGATGTTTAAACGGTGCTGAATGGAATGCATTAACGTGTGAAAAGGTAAGGGTATCTGCATCTTTATTTGAGAAAGTTAGTCTCAGTTAGTCACTAGTGGTAGCTTGGCATTGAAAAACTGAAAAGAGTGGTATTTTCGCACTTTGGTTTTCAAGTATGGTATTTTGAGACTTTTGGTTTCCATATGTGGTATTTTGGCTATTATCTTCAACATTTCCCCCTCGACCACTTGCCTCTCATGTTCTGAAGACGAAGATATTGACAACCTGATGTTCCTATGCCCCCAAGCAAAAGAAGTTTGGAACTTCTTCCACCGAGACTTCGACACCCATGACCTTGTGTGATTTGCTGATATCTCACTCACACATGACCACACCTACGAGGAAGCCACGATCAACACCATCATTGCTTGGACCATTTAAAAAAAGGAGAAATGCTCTCGCTTTTAACGGAATAGTGGATATTAGACTTTGGCCTTATCGTTGTCCTACTCCCTCTTCTGCCTATGTTCTTAATTTTTGACGCAATAGCTATGATCCCCCAAACTTTTTCTCTTGCTTTCTCTGCTCGCGCCCTCTAAAATTGTTGTAATGTCCCCTTGATTTACAACCTTTGGGAGAGGTTAATATATTGTCCAGGCTAGCGCAAGCCCGCCGTAGTCTAGGTAAAAAAAAAAAGGGTTCCATACAACAATAGAAAATGAAATTACAGTTCCATACAAATTGGAGAGGACAGTTCACTTCAGAGCTAGCAACTAACACAGAACGCATAGGCAACCATACATAGTTCGCTGAGCTATCACGTACGATGAAGAAGGGAAATAGCAAGGGCCTATTGCCAACACACACCGGGCAGACACACACTTTCGACTCGCATCGCTGCAAGAGCTTGCAGCGCACAGACGGGAGCTGAGAGCTCGGAGCGAGGGGACATGATCACGGACGGACCCGGAGCTGAGAGCTTGTAGCTGCTTCCTCTGTCATGTGCCAGCTCCGTGTGTTCTGCACCTGCATAAGGTGGAGAGGGACGGGATGATCATGGCTACACAAAGAAACCTAGCCGAAATATACATAAAAATAACTAACTAACCCCTACCACCATCAAGACGTGAAGGTGAGCCCCGATCCCCGGAGCTTTCCCTCGACAATGGCATCCATGCGGCGGGCCATCTCAGGCGTCATATGGTTCACCCAGTCCCCCACGACCCCTTTCCTGAAAAAGCTTTGGTGCGCAAACTTAAACTGGCCAATGCTTCCTGTTTTGTTCCCTTGGAGGCCTCTCATGCTGCCTATGCTGCACAGCTTGGCAATTTCCATCGGCAACTCCGCCGTCTCCTCGGCTGCCGAGAACGGCGCGCCCAGGAACCGCGCGAGCTCTCGGACGGTACCGACCGGATCGACTAGCATCTTCTCGTACCTCAGAAACAGGACTCCCTCGGGTCTGACTTTGCTCGCACTCCAGTATCCCAGGACATGGTCCCAGAATGGGCCGTTGGGGTTCTTGCCATCGCATGTCAACTCGAACACCTCCGAGAAGGAGAAGTTCACTCCAGCGCGATGCAGGTAGTGCCATAGCGAAACAATCATATCTTTGGGCTCCCTACACGACACATACACCGCGCGCGCGTCTTCCCTCGTTGGTAAACTAAAATTATCAAGAGAAAGGAAAGAAACAAACAAAAAGATGCATATATATACATACCTGCAGACGAATACGGTCTTGCAGTTGGCGAGGGAGCGAGGGAGCAGGGAGTAGTGCAGGTGCGTTTGCATGAGTCTTGgcgacggcagtgcctccagcttgGCTTCGTGGCCGTTGACGAACAGGTCCTCCATGTAGGGCACGCACTCGTGCGGGTTGAGGCGGCGGAGCGGGTGGTCATCGGCGGAGGGCGGGTACGAGGATCGTGCCATGGTCGCGAAGGTGAGCGCCTTGATCCAGGTAGTGCCGGACTTGGCAGGGCTCGCGAGGAGCACATCACCCGGCCGCGACCTGAAGCGACGGTGGAGGGAGATAAGCCCGGGAACCACCGTGCCTAGCAGCCACACGCCCTGGTACTGCCGCAGCTGAATGTTGGGGCCTGTTATGTTGCTTGGCAGGGAGGAAACAATGTCCGCACTCTCATCCGGTGGGGTGATCACCATCTCGCCCTCGTCCTTCCAGTTCAAGTCCTTGAACGCTA contains:
- the LOC124701219 gene encoding cytosolic sulfotransferase 8-like, with amino-acid sequence MAMAAPDTSCLVGPVAFKDLNWKDEGEMVITPPDESADIVSSLPSNITGPNIQLRQYQGVWLLGTVVPGLISLHRRFRSRPGDVLLASPAKSGTTWIKALTFATMARSSYPPSADDHPLRRLNPHECVPYMEDLFVNGHEAKLEALPSPRLMQTHLHYSLLPRSLANCKTVFVCREPKDMIVSLWHYLHRAGVNFSFSEVFELTCDGKNPNGPFWDHVLGYWSASKVRPEGVLFLRYEKMLVDPVGTVRELARFLGAPFSAAEETAELPMEIAKLCSIGSMRGLQGNKTGSIGQFKFAHQSFFRKGVVGDWVNHMTPEMARRMDAIVEGKLRGSGLTFTS
- the LOC124694905 gene encoding probable RNA-binding protein EIF1AD → MKAGRKNLQRACQDGSAVTLAEGESIMQVVTLRGSNLIEVTDGEGVKSLALFPAKFQKSFWIKNGNFVVVDASGRDEALESGSKIGCVVSRVLFHEQVRALEKSGEW
- the LOC124694415 gene encoding glycine-rich cell wall structural protein-like, which produces MQFPHRHGHGRRDDDDSDDRRAPAPGYGAPAPAYGRDDDGYRHHAPAPANGGGHDDEYERHAPAPAYGAPVPAYGGGGYGAAAPAAYGGGGRDDDYCRHAPAPAAYGGGGGYGAPAHGNVVHVSHESGDERPHYGGYGSETRPHQGAGGGGGGGAAVAAEKTYRIICKELVSGRVK